The following are from one region of the Syngnathus typhle isolate RoL2023-S1 ecotype Sweden linkage group LG22, RoL_Styp_1.0, whole genome shotgun sequence genome:
- the ylpm1 gene encoding YLP motif-containing protein 1 isoform X2, with protein sequence MYPSWGNYGAPQSQNYSAPGPGKLPGGGHAGPPTGFGSLQAPSSGSMFSSLQEQHLQQMQQLQMLHQKQLQNVLHPNSAPPSFGGGLSGGGYSAPTWQSTEAAPLDRSTGMHSHMKGDNAAIQPDHSQPPPISLYTHKMEPKAAPPPESQSVKDANAAPDAKAKDPVGKDKNSTLQDQQQLWYKQHLENLQKLRQEKAKPNQNNAEPPSSQAMQPPPPSEPPKGEPPPPPPKEEQPAPPPPPEPDKKQDPEEAARLQQLQAAAAQWQQVQQQRVGLHYQALMQQHEKLQQILEKYQPLIQQPSNLESMSPEMQLRHYEMQKQQFTPLFRDWELTFKLWSEQFQTYPHKDQLHDYESQWKQWQDQMNATNVHIQETIVALTAMVPYAAMHYNNAAMAQYGAYPGQDMRIPPPSMTQPPPSMTQPPPSMTQPPPSMTQPPPSMTQPPPPMTQPPPPMTQPPPSMTQPPPSMTQPPPPMNQPPPPMNQPPPPMNQPPPPMTQPPPPMTQPPPPMTQPPPPMTQPPPPMTQPPMTQPPPPMTQPPMTQPPPPTTQPQISQPPPTPPAVAASLTSQAPPPGPPPGPPPGPPPGPLPHTSTAGLPPRGSTPSGMAAKCPVNVPPPNYNNIGGPSGFNQPTTFDGPLRFGQRFDRPPPFQPPQQRFDGPPRFNQPRMGFNGPSGFDQPRQSFDASPGFQQPASRFDGPPRFDQPKQRFDSPSRFDQPPPFAKRSRFDQPPRQACPQPAVKGPAVPPPKKEEPPSQAQQGPTQPVSEDSSLKAVALPPTDEQNHTKNFSNGPTDKDTIDDLVESGGFFLPSEPIPQNKNARAEEDDSMDICNSPKQVESDLSQAAAAPAAAPAAPAPAPAPPPPPVKSQQVNSPNNLQSNGPSNSSAPASQKQEEEQAPTEAQLRPEPGGPFPNRGRGQPMQGRGRGQRGHRDFRGQNTGAPVGESDKMPHEFMPPEGECYQAQEDCHWQDPPYEEFGEAEEPAEEIWMPEEHHFGAEEEYYEEPMQGPLRGRGGPMMRGHFPMARGGPPMGRGGPPMMGRGGPMMGRGGPPMGRGGPPMGRGGPPMGRGGPPMGRGGPPMGRGGPPMGMTGPDIATGPPMGRGGPMGRGGPPMGRGGPPMGRGGPPLGRGCPPMGMGGPHMSRGGPPMGRGGPHMGMGGPHMGRGEPMDSQWDETGPAEYHEEEEPCWGDGGPPMRGMRPPFPPNRGRPPRGHPGFMRGRGLPPHLAHGPVEEESFGYGRESTDMGMEQPGPYMGHGDGPHNLMHAGARRGRWAPPHKVMEPDEEPFYQEEMEPDQDWRPPYGRCPPMPHELLERGGEMRRRPMGRGMARGAMRPGMPHEEGEEYAFAFVDDYGRQEEDRHRRPPHSDDPRNEGRFFNPEWDREHSPRDREHPPPPPEHYRDERWLEDRERGPPHRPFEEYDHRRGEIRVHDYAEEPPSRPEDLPRPSEWDRPSRFEPPAERAFPVYRDGRDEAPLERAPLPNEPGGNPPESSGDMHGGNLLALSQRQHEIILKAAQELKRLREQQEVKSDPTSQHTLVDTLPDLPAGILGLEIPTDVRNALKGMSSSAPTAVSQPWDPNPAASVPTLIPKTVDYAHGHEPGTTVERIAYGERIVLRPDPDRCYEKEPLRDPYSRDPYYDRRPDPYMERLEFSREREFYREAPRQEYERERFGRERYPPRDRDDRPPHRPGYRERDLDFRERDRSGSRDREDPFGRPAYERPPPFERTGHERGGGGGPERYGHTSSPFDRRSYPEERGPPPATPQPAPPVEKKPEIKNVDDILKPPGRLTRPERIVVIMRGLPGSGKSHVAKLIRDKEVDCGGAPPRVLVLDDYFMTEVEKTEKDPDTGKRVKRKVLEYEYEPEMEDTYRGSMLKTFKKTLDDGFFPFIILDTINNRVGHFDQFWSAAKTKGFEVYIAEISADAHTCAKRNSHARTLKDILKMSNTWESTPRHMVRLDVRALLQDAAIEEVEMEDFHPEEEPKEAKREEEEDGDRGYIPKSKWEMDTSEAKLDKLDGLGIGSKRKRDAAHTAGMEDYLQLPDDYATRKSQPGKKRVRWADLEEQKDADRKRAIGFVVGQTDWEKMTDDSGRLAQKALNRTKYF encoded by the exons ATGTATCCTTCGTGGGGGAACTATGGTGCGCCCCAGTCGCAAAACTACTCAGCGCCCGGGCCGGGTAAGCTCCCGGGCGGAGGCCACGCAGGCCCGCCGACGGGTTTCGGCTCTTTACAGGCCCCGTCGAGCGGCTCCATGTTCTCGAGCCTGCAGGAGCAGCACCTCCAGCAGATGCAGCAGCTCCAGATGCTGCACCAGAAGCAACTCCAGAACGTGCTCCATCCGAATAGCGCACCACCGTCCTTTGGTGGCGGACTCTCGGGGGGGGGCTACTCGGCGCCGACCTGGCAGTCGACCGAAGCGGCTCCTTTGGACCGAAGCACCGGCATGCACTCCCACATGAAAGGAGACAACGCCGCGATACAGCCGGACCACTCGCAGCCGCCTCCAATTTCTTTATACACGCACAAGATGGAACCTAAAGCGGCTCCTCCGCCTGAGAGCCAGTCAGTTAAGGACGCCAACGCTGCTCCGGATGCAAAAGCGAAGGACCCAGTCGGTAAAGACAAGAACTCCACTTTGCAG GATCAGCAGCAACTATGGTACAAGCAACATCTAGAGAATCTGCAGAAGTTAAGGCAagagaaagccaagcccaatcAAAATAATGCAGAGCCCCCCAGCAGCCAAGCCATGCAGCCGCCTCCTCCGTCCGAGCCTCCCAAAGGCGAGCCTCCGCCTCCCCCTCCGAAGGAGGAGCAACCGGCGCCGCCTCCGCCCCCTGAG CCGGACAAAAAGCAAGACCCGGAAGAGGCGGCCCGACTCCAGCAACTCCAGGCTGCGGCGGCTCAGTGGCAGCAGGTTCAGCAGCAGAGGGTCGGCTTACATTATCAGGCTCTCATGCAGCAGCATGAAAAGCTTCAGCAAATACTGGAAAAGTATCAGCCGCTTATTCAGCAACCTTCAAACCTCGAG TCAATGTCTCCCGAGATGCAGCTGAGGCATTACGAAATGCAAAAGCAGCAGTTCACGCCTCTTTTCCGAGATTGGGAGCTTACCTTCAAGCTGTGGTCCGAGCAGTTCCAAACGTACCCGCACAAAGACCAGCTGCATGACTATGAGAGCCAGTGGAAGCAGTGGCAGGATCAGATGAATGCCACCAACGTCCACATTCAGGAGACCATCGTTGCGCTCACTGCCATGGTGCCCTACGCCGCCATGCACTATAACAATGCAGCCATGGCGCAGTATGGCGCTTACCCGGGACAGGACATGCGAATTCCACCACCTTCCATGACTCAGCCGCCGCCATCCATGACTCAGCCGCCGCCATCGATGACTCAGCCGCCGCCATCGATGACTCAGCCGCCGCCATCGATGactcagccgccgccgccgatgactcagccgccgccgccgatgaCTCAGCCGCCGCCGTCGATGACCCAGCCGCCGCCGTCGATGactcagccgccgccgccgatgaACCAGCCGCCCCCGCCGATGAACCAGCCGCCCCCGCCGATGAACCAGCCGCCCCCGCCCATGACCCAGCCGCCCCCGCCCATGACCCAGCCGCCCCCGCCCATGACCCAGCCGCCCCCGCCCATGACCCAGCCGCCCCCGCCCATGACCCAGCCGCCCATGACCCAGCCGCCCCCGCCGATGACCCAGCCGCCCATGACCCAGCCTCCACCACCAACGACTCAGCCACAAAtaagtcagccaccaccaacgCCTCCTGCGGTTGCTGCCAGTCTCACATCCCAAGCGCCACCTCCCGGTCCTCCGCCCGGCCCTCCGCCGGGTCCTCCGCCGGGGCCCCTCCCGCACACTTCAACTGCTGGACTCCCACCCAGAGGAAGCACCCCCTCTGGAATGGCAGCCAAGTGTCCTGTTAATGTTCCGCCACCCAACTACAACAACATTGGGGGCCCAAG cGGATTCAACCAGCCAACGACGTTTGACGGACCTCTAAGATTTGGTCAGCGTTTTGATCGTCCCCCTCCGTTTCAGCCACCTCAACAGCGCTTTGACGGTCCTCCTCGGTTTAACCAACCCAGGATGGGCTTTAATGGGCCTTCTGGGTTTGATCAGCCCCGCCAGAGCTTTGACGCTTCGCCTGGTTTTCAGCAACCCGCTTCACGTTTTGACGGGCCTCCCAGGTTTGACCAGCCCAAGCAGCGCTTTGACTCTCCTTCCAGATTTGACCAGCCGCCCCCCTTCGCCAAGCGCTCTCGATTTGACCAACCCCCTAGACAGGCTTGCCCGCAGCCTGCCGTCAAAGGCCCAGCAGTTCCGCCACCAAAAAAGGAAGAACCCCCGTCTCAGGCCCAACAGGGCCCCACGCAACCTGTCAGCGAGGACTCTTCCTTAAAAGCAGTTGCATTGCCTCCAACTGACGAGCAAAACCACACAAAGAATTTTAGTAATGGCCCCACGGACAAAGACACCATCGATGACCTGGTGGAAAGTGGCGGATTTTTTCTTCCTAGCGAACCAATACCTCAGAACAAAAATGCACGCGCTGAGGAAGATGATTCTATGGACATTTGCAACTCCCCCAAACAAGTTGAAAGCGATTTAAgccaggctgctgctgctcctgctgctgctcctgctgctcctgctcctgctcctgctcctcctcctcctcctgtgaAATCACAGCAAGTCAATTCACCAAATAACCTTCAATCGAACGGCCCGTCAAACAGCAGCGCTCCCGCCTCCCAAAAACAAGAGGAGGAGCAAGCGCCTACAGAAGCGCAATTAAGACCGGAACCTGGAGGTCCTTTCCCAAATAGAGGACGAGGTCAGCCCATGCAAGGCAGAGGACGAGGGCAGAGGGGACACAGAGACTTCAGGGGGCAAAACACAGGAGCCCCTGTAGGGGAGTCTGACAAAATGCCTCATGAATTTATGCCTCCTGAGGGAGAATGTTATCAGGCGCAAGAGGACTGTCACTGGCAGGATCCACCATacgaggagtttggcgaggctgAGGAACCAGCTGAAGAAATCTGGATGCCAGAGGAGCATCACTTTGGCGCAGAGGAAGAGTATTACGAAGAACCCATGCAAGGACCTCTCAGAGGTAGAGGTGGGCCAATGATGAGAGGACATTTTCCCATGGCCCGAGGAGGACCACCAATGGGTAGAGGAGGGCCACCCATGATGGGTCGAGGCGGACCCATGATGGGTCGAGGCGGACCCCCGATGGGCCGAGGCGGACCCCCGATGGGCCGAGGGGGCCCGCCCATGGGTCGAGGGGGGCCGCCCATGGGTCGAGGAGGCCCGCCCATGGGCAGAGGTGGGCCGCCTATGGGTATGACAGGACCGGACATTGCTACAGGTCCACCCATGGGCAGAGGCGGGCCTATGGGCAGAGGTGGTCCGCCCATGGGCAGAGGAGGTCCACCCATGGGGAGAGGAGGTCCGCCCCTGGGAAGGGGCTGTCCGCCCATGGGAATGGGAGGTCCGCACATGAGTAGAGGAGGTCCACCCATGGGAAGGGGTGGTCCGCACATGGGGATGGGAGGTCCACACATGGGGAGGGGGGAACCTATGGACAGTCAATGGGACGAAACAGGGCCAGCTGAGTACCATGAAGAAGAGGAACCTTGTTGGGGGGATGGGGGCCCTCCAATGAGAGGGATGAGACCTCCATTTCCGCCGAACCGCGGTCGTCCACCCCGCGGCCATCCTGGATTCATGCGGGGTCGGGGACTCCCGCCGCACCTAGCGCACGGGCCAGTCGAGGAAGAGTCGTTTGGCTACGGTAGGGAGTCTACCGATATGGGCATGGAGCAACCGGGTCCTTACATGGGCCACGGGGATGGTCCTCATAACTTAATGCACGCCGGTGCAAGACGAGGCAGGTGGGCACCTCCTCACAAAGTCATGGAGCCTGATGAGGAGCCGTTTTATCAGGAAGAGATGGAGCCCGATCAAGACTGGCGGCCACCCTACGGGAGGTGTCCTCCAATGCCGCACGAGCTCCTCGAAAGAGGTGGCGAAATGAGGAGACGACCTATGGGTCGTGGGATGGCCAGAGGCGCGATGAGGCCCGGTATGCCGCACGAAGAGGGGGAGGAATACGCTTTTGCTTTCGTCGATGACTACGGCCGCCAAGAAGAAGACCGTCACCGGAGGCCGCCTCACTCCGACGACCCTCGAAACGAAGGCCGGTTCTTCAACCCTGAATGGGACAGAGAGCATTCGCCGCGAGACCGAGAGCATCCACCTCCACCCCCGGAGCACTACCGGGACGAGCGCTGGCTTGAGGACAGAGAGCGAGGCCCCCCGCATCGTCCCTTTGAAGAGTACGACCATAGAAGAGGCGAGATCAGAGTTCACGATTACGCAGAGGAGCCGCCGTCCCGACCGGAAGATCTGCCACGTCCTTCCGAATGGGATCGGCCTTCTAGATTCGAGCCGCCGGCAGAAAGAGCTTTCCCCGTCTATCGTGACGGCAGAGACGAAGCTCCTCTGGAAAGAGCCCCGCTTCCAAATGAACCTGGCGGAAACCCGCCAGAGTCTTCTGGCGACATGCACGGAGGGAATCTGCTGGCTCTTTCCCAGCGGCAGCATGAAATCATCTTAAAGGCCGCCCAGGAATTGAAACGCCTTCG GGAGCAGCAGGAGGTGAAAAGCGATCCTACTTCTCAGCACACGCTTGTTGACACCTTACCTGACCTTCCCGCCGGGATTCTGGGTTTGGAGATCCCGACCGATGTCCGAAATGCGCTAAAG GGCATGAGCTCATCTGCCCCGACGGCCGTATCGCAGCCTTGGGATCCCAATCCCGCCGCGTCTGTGCCCACGCTGATTCCAAAGACTGTGGATTACGCCCACGGACACG AACCCGGTACCACTGTGGAGAGGATCGCTTATGGTGAGAGGATCGTGTTGAGGCCCGACCCGGATCGCTGCTATGAAAAAG AACCTCTCCGAGATCCTTACAGCAGGGACCCCTATTACGACAGACGACCGGACCCTTACATGGAGCGCCTGGAGTTCAGTCGAGAAAGAGAATTCTACAGAGAAGCCCCTCGGCAAGAATATGAACGGGAACGATTCGGGCGGGAACGATACCCTCCGAGAGATCGAGACGATAG GCCCCCTCATCGTCCGGGCTACCGGGAACGAGACCTGGACTTTCGAGAGAGGGACCGGAGCGGCAGCCGCGATCGGGAGGACCCTTTCGGGAGGCCGGCCTACGAAAGGCCGCCACCCTTTGAGCGCACCGGACacgagcgcggcggcggcggagggccCGAGCGCTACGGACATACCTCCTCTCCCTTTG ACCGAAGAAGCTACCCTGAGGAGCGAGGCCCCCCCCCGGCAACGCCGCAGCCAGCGCCCCCTGTGGAGAAGAAGCCCGAGATCAAGAACGTGGACGATATTCTCAAGCCCCCCGGAAGGCTGACGCGGCCCGAGAGG ATTGTCGTCATCATGAGAGGACTCCCGGGCAGCGGAAAGAGCCACGTCGCAAAGCTCATACGG GATAAGGAGGTGGACTGTGGCGGCGCCCCACCAAGAGTTTTGGTTTTGGACGACTACTTCATGACAGAGGTTGAGAAGACCGAGAAAGACCCAGACACGGGCAAAAGGGTCAAAAGGAAG GTCCTCGAGTACGAGTACGAGCCGGAGATGGAGGACACCTACCGCGGCAGCATGCTCAAGACCTTCAAGAAGACCCTGGATGATGGCTTTTTCCCTTTCATCATCTTGGACACCATCAATAACCGGGTCGGGCATTTTGATCAGTTCTGGAGCGCTGCCAAAACCAAAGGCTTCGAG GTCTACATCGCCGAAATCAGCGCCGACGCCCACACTTGCGCAAAGAGAAACAGCCACGCGCGCACGCTGAAGGATATCCTCAAG ATGTCCAACACCTGGGAGTCCACCCCTCGTCATATGGTGCGTTTGGACGTGCGAGCCCTGCTGCAGGACGCCGCCATCGAGGAG GTGGAAATGGAGGACTTCCATCCCGAGGAGGAGCCCAAGGAAGCcaagagagaggaggaggaagacggggATCGG GGCTACATTCCAAAAAGCAAATGGGAGATGGACACGTCGGAAGCCAAACTCG ACAAGCTGGACGGTTTGGGGATCGGCAGCAAGAGAAAGCGTGACGCCGCTCACACGGCAGGCATGGAGGACTACCTTCAGCTGCCCGATGACTACGCCACCCGCAAGTCTCAGCCCGGGAAGAAAAGG GTGCGGTGGGCCGATCTGGAAGAGCAAAAAGACGCCGACCGCAAGCGTGCCATCGGCTTTGTGGTGGGCCAAACGGACTGGGAAAAAATGACAGACGATAGCGGGCGCCTTGCCCAGAAAGCGCTCAACCGTACAAAATATTTCTGA